In Nitrosophilus alvini, the following are encoded in one genomic region:
- a CDS encoding c-type cytochrome: MRHLFLFFSLFALAIATDNGEALYSKYGCYGCHGAKGEGSSSYPKLAGKSKMYLIDKLKAYRAQKIKSKRADIMVSYAKPLSDEEIKAIARFLKNIKKDENEERYQLDFVQWGDDGS, encoded by the coding sequence ATGAGACATCTGTTTCTGTTTTTTTCTCTTTTTGCGCTTGCAATTGCTACAGACAATGGAGAGGCACTCTATTCGAAATACGGCTGCTACGGCTGTCACGGAGCAAAAGGAGAAGGAAGTTCTTCGTATCCTAAACTAGCCGGCAAATCAAAAATGTATCTGATAGATAAGCTCAAAGCCTACCGTGCACAGAAGATAAAATCAAAAAGAGCCGATATCATGGTCTCTTACGCAAAGCCTTTGAGCGATGAGGAGATAAAAGCGATAGCCCGGTTTTTGAAAAATATCAAAAAAGATGAAAATGAAGAGAGATATCAGCTCGATTTCGTACAGTGGGGTGACGACGGGTCGTAA
- a CDS encoding DNA-deoxyinosine glycosylase encodes MVVRTHKKRGYKIRSFCDEHFRKMICHPFKPVIDKNSEILILGSFPSIDSFKNSFYYGHKRNQFWKILSNIFEENEPKTIEEKTEFLKKHHIALWDMVKVCSRQNSLDSSLKDVEVNDIEALLKKYRGIKALFFTGKKAYNLYKKHFSHLSIPAVYLPSPSPAYVKMSYEEKLKIWKRELKKYLS; translated from the coding sequence ATGGTGGTTAGAACACATAAAAAAAGAGGATATAAAATACGTTCCTTTTGTGATGAACACTTTAGAAAAATGATTTGTCATCCTTTCAAGCCTGTAATAGACAAAAACTCTGAAATTTTGATACTGGGGTCCTTTCCCAGTATAGATTCATTTAAAAACTCTTTTTATTACGGACATAAAAGAAATCAGTTTTGGAAAATATTGTCGAACATTTTTGAAGAAAATGAGCCCAAAACGATCGAGGAAAAAACAGAGTTTCTAAAAAAACATCATATTGCTCTTTGGGATATGGTTAAAGTATGCAGTCGTCAAAACTCACTTGACAGCAGCCTGAAGGATGTAGAGGTAAACGATATAGAAGCACTGCTGAAAAAATACCGGGGTATTAAAGCCCTTTTCTTTACCGGAAAAAAGGCGTATAATCTTTACAAAAAACATTTTTCACATCTATCTATCCCTGCAGTCTATCTCCCTTCGCCTTCGCCGGCATATGTAAAAATGAGTTACGAAGAAAAACTGAAAATCTGGAAAAGAGAGCTCAAAAAGTATCTGTCATGA
- a CDS encoding YqiA/YcfP family alpha/beta fold hydrolase has protein sequence MIIYIHGFGGSGEGNKARIARNYFKERILTPSLSYVPDLAISTLEDIIKKFLKYEDIYLIGSSLGGYYSIYLAETYNLKTVLINPSVKPYETLSKWTGFAQNFYDNSRFEWNEKHIEMLKKYDVKYINDQSRYMLMLQKGDELLDFRVALRKLPEADLILEEGGSHQFEGFENHLSTIERFFEDI, from the coding sequence ATGATAATCTACATTCATGGTTTTGGCGGAAGCGGCGAAGGAAACAAAGCCAGAATCGCACGAAACTATTTCAAGGAACGTATTTTAACCCCTTCTTTGTCTTATGTGCCAGACCTTGCGATTTCAACACTTGAAGATATTATAAAGAAGTTTTTGAAATATGAAGATATATATCTGATAGGCTCATCGCTGGGAGGATACTATTCTATCTATCTTGCTGAAACATACAATCTCAAAACTGTACTTATAAATCCATCCGTAAAACCTTATGAGACACTCTCAAAATGGACAGGTTTTGCACAGAATTTTTATGATAACTCGAGATTCGAATGGAACGAAAAACATATCGAAATGCTCAAAAAATATGATGTCAAATATATAAATGACCAGAGCAGATATATGCTCATGCTTCAAAAAGGAGATGAACTGCTGGATTTCAGAGTCGCTTTGAGAAAACTGCCCGAAGCCGATTTGATACTCGAAGAGGGAGGCAGCCATCAGTTTGAGGGATTTGAGAATCATCTATCCACGATAGAGCGTTTTTTTGAAGATATCTAA
- a CDS encoding amidohydrolase family protein, with the protein METRSDMVIKNALIVDSKGEREADIEIKDGKIAKIGTDLSSDEIYDAKGCSVLPGIVELNAKTCDDRVSVDSLAKLAKNSAKGGVTTVLLNPHLNPKIDDEIILEFVKSQNELNSKSDIKPMITAIKGEENEQLSEIAILLKKGAAAIYTSSDIDSSLMRRVFEYAVMYEIPLHCRAQNCSLRAGGVMHEGEVSSELGLGGIPELEENIEVAKIVEFLNRYRIETVFKSLSSARSVELVNEAKKRGFKAYAEVSIHHLVKSDEACRGYNTCAKIDPPLRDRENRELLLQMLKNGQIDFLTSLHSPKSMVQKDIAFDEAAYGVDAISLYLPIAYTYLVKSGILNMSDLTKLLCKNPAKVLGLNHGTIEEGCSADIVIFDPDKKRVVENEESLYYKEELFGEVTATFKEGRRIF; encoded by the coding sequence ATTGAAACAAGGTCAGATATGGTTATAAAAAATGCTCTTATAGTTGATTCAAAAGGCGAAAGAGAAGCAGATATAGAGATAAAAGACGGCAAAATTGCAAAGATAGGCACAGATCTTAGTTCAGATGAGATATACGATGCAAAAGGATGCTCTGTTTTGCCAGGTATAGTAGAACTAAATGCCAAAACCTGCGATGATAGAGTAAGCGTCGACTCTTTGGCCAAACTTGCGAAAAACAGTGCAAAAGGAGGAGTTACTACCGTACTTTTAAATCCTCACTTAAATCCTAAAATAGATGATGAAATAATTTTGGAGTTTGTAAAATCCCAAAACGAACTTAACAGTAAATCCGATATAAAACCGATGATAACAGCCATAAAAGGCGAAGAAAACGAGCAGCTCAGTGAAATAGCCATACTTTTGAAAAAAGGTGCTGCTGCAATTTATACCAGTTCAGATATAGATTCTTCTTTGATGAGGAGAGTTTTCGAGTATGCCGTTATGTATGAGATTCCTCTTCACTGCAGGGCGCAGAACTGTTCTTTGAGAGCCGGTGGTGTGATGCATGAGGGGGAAGTCTCATCCGAGCTTGGCCTGGGAGGGATTCCGGAACTTGAAGAGAATATAGAAGTTGCCAAAATCGTAGAGTTTCTAAATCGCTACAGAATAGAGACGGTATTTAAAAGCCTTTCGTCTGCCAGGTCTGTAGAACTTGTAAACGAAGCAAAAAAAAGAGGGTTCAAAGCTTATGCCGAAGTTTCTATCCACCATCTTGTAAAAAGCGACGAAGCGTGCAGAGGCTACAATACCTGTGCCAAAATAGACCCTCCGCTCAGAGATAGAGAGAACAGAGAGTTACTTTTGCAGATGCTCAAGAACGGACAAATCGATTTTCTTACATCTCTTCACTCTCCAAAATCGATGGTTCAAAAAGATATAGCATTTGATGAAGCGGCCTACGGCGTGGATGCCATATCTCTTTATCTGCCGATAGCATATACATATCTTGTAAAAAGCGGTATTTTGAATATGAGTGATTTGACAAAACTTCTTTGCAAAAATCCGGCGAAAGTCCTTGGACTGAACCACGGAACTATAGAAGAGGGGTGCAGCGCAGATATCGTCATCTTCGATCCCGATAAAAAAAGAGTTGTGGAAAACGAAGAGTCTTTGTACTATAAAGAAGAGCTTTTTGGAGAGGTTACAGCCACTTTCAAAGAGGGCAGACGGATATTTTGA
- the msrA gene encoding peptide-methionine (S)-S-oxide reductase MsrA, with the protein MTKKSAVIGGGCFWCMEAVYRRVKGVTDVVCGYAGGDDPCPTYEKLCSGLSGHAEVVKVEFDPDKISYEEILKIFFAIHDPTTLNRQGADIGTQYRSIILYADEEQKETAKRIIKELNPYFENRIVTELKKLELFCPAEDYHQNYYERNPYQGYCMAVIAPKIEKFMKNFKEYAV; encoded by the coding sequence ATGACTAAAAAAAGTGCAGTAATCGGCGGCGGATGTTTTTGGTGCATGGAGGCGGTATACAGGAGAGTCAAAGGGGTAACAGATGTTGTGTGCGGCTATGCAGGAGGTGATGATCCGTGCCCTACATACGAAAAGCTCTGCAGCGGTCTAAGCGGACACGCCGAAGTTGTAAAAGTGGAGTTCGACCCGGATAAAATATCATACGAAGAGATTTTAAAGATTTTTTTTGCCATTCATGACCCAACGACTCTTAACAGACAGGGTGCCGATATAGGAACGCAATACAGGTCTATTATCCTATATGCAGATGAAGAGCAAAAAGAGACAGCAAAACGGATTATAAAAGAGCTAAATCCATATTTTGAAAACAGGATTGTAACGGAATTGAAAAAACTGGAGCTTTTCTGTCCCGCCGAAGATTACCACCAAAACTATTATGAAAGAAATCCTTACCAGGGATACTGTATGGCCGTTATAGCCCCTAAAATAGAGAAATTTATGAAAAACTTCAAAGAGTATGCCGTATGA
- the dsbD gene encoding protein-disulfide reductase DsbD, which translates to MKKLYGLLFILTLSFVYAFDLEQKILEPEEAFKPSATVINDKVVVNIKLGEKIYLYQDQIKAQIVKPEKKELKISLPAPEEIHGDKVYFKELRFEIPKSEIGYDSFTLKVSFQGCSEAGLCYTPMSKEFELSFKQAEAKSKPQNEKNTVSSTSEQDKIADTLRNESVLVILATFFGFGLLLALTPCLFPMIPILSSIIVGTKNITAKKAFFLSVVYVLAMSVTYTVAGVLAGLFGSNLQTAFQDPIIIVVFSLVFVALAFSMFGFYEIQLPASLQTKLAKKSEEAGGHGVIGVAIMGFLSALIVGPCVAPPLAGALIYIGQTGDAVLGGAALFMLSIGMGLPLILIGTGAGKFMPKPGPWMTAVTKVFGVVMLGVAVWMLSRIVPDWITLLLWAVLFIGSAVYMRSFEALPQDGHWFHTFKKAAGIIMFIYGVFLFIGSFTGANNPLDPLKSFKPAAKAAVSKASKTEMFKKVSTLEELMNIVKNSDKPVMVDFYADWCVSCKELEHNTFSDERVRKELENFITLQVDVTKNSEEDKKLLKYFNLFGPPAILFFENGKEVKGHRVIGYKGPEEFLDILRKVNGK; encoded by the coding sequence ATGAAAAAATTGTATGGCCTTCTTTTTATACTTACACTCTCTTTTGTATATGCTTTTGACTTGGAACAGAAGATTCTGGAGCCTGAGGAAGCTTTCAAACCCTCTGCAACAGTGATAAATGACAAAGTTGTGGTCAATATAAAACTTGGTGAAAAAATCTATCTTTATCAGGACCAGATAAAAGCCCAAATAGTAAAACCTGAAAAAAAAGAGCTCAAAATATCTTTGCCGGCTCCCGAAGAGATTCACGGCGATAAAGTCTATTTCAAAGAGCTCAGATTTGAGATACCCAAATCCGAAATAGGATATGACAGTTTCACCCTTAAAGTCTCTTTTCAGGGATGCTCCGAAGCCGGTCTTTGCTATACTCCCATGAGCAAAGAGTTTGAGCTGTCATTTAAACAGGCAGAAGCCAAAAGTAAGCCTCAAAACGAGAAAAATACCGTTTCTTCAACTTCCGAGCAGGATAAAATCGCCGATACCCTGAGAAACGAAAGCGTTTTAGTGATTTTGGCCACTTTTTTCGGGTTTGGCCTTCTACTTGCGCTTACTCCCTGTCTGTTTCCTATGATACCGATACTATCTTCCATAATTGTGGGTACAAAAAACATTACTGCAAAAAAAGCTTTTTTCCTATCTGTTGTTTATGTTCTCGCTATGTCCGTTACATACACAGTTGCAGGCGTTTTGGCAGGGCTTTTTGGAAGCAATCTTCAAACCGCTTTTCAGGATCCTATCATAATAGTTGTATTTTCTCTTGTTTTTGTCGCTCTTGCATTTTCCATGTTCGGTTTTTATGAGATTCAATTGCCCGCTTCATTGCAGACTAAACTTGCAAAAAAGAGTGAAGAGGCGGGTGGACACGGAGTAATCGGTGTAGCGATAATGGGTTTTTTGTCGGCTCTAATAGTAGGACCTTGTGTCGCTCCTCCTTTGGCTGGAGCTCTAATATACATCGGACAAACGGGAGATGCCGTCCTTGGAGGCGCTGCTCTTTTCATGCTAAGTATCGGTATGGGGTTGCCGCTTATTCTTATAGGGACAGGCGCAGGTAAGTTTATGCCAAAACCGGGTCCATGGATGACGGCAGTAACGAAAGTCTTCGGTGTTGTTATGCTGGGAGTGGCCGTATGGATGCTCTCAAGAATAGTTCCGGATTGGATAACTCTTCTGCTTTGGGCAGTACTCTTTATAGGAAGTGCTGTATATATGCGTTCTTTTGAAGCATTGCCACAGGACGGGCACTGGTTTCATACATTCAAAAAAGCGGCTGGAATCATTATGTTCATATACGGTGTTTTCCTTTTTATCGGCTCCTTTACCGGAGCAAACAATCCGCTTGATCCTTTAAAATCATTCAAACCGGCGGCAAAAGCTGCTGTCTCAAAAGCCTCTAAAACCGAAATGTTTAAAAAAGTATCCACTCTTGAAGAGCTTATGAATATCGTAAAAAATTCAGATAAACCGGTTATGGTGGATTTTTATGCGGACTGGTGCGTAAGCTGCAAAGAGCTTGAACACAATACATTCAGTGACGAAAGAGTCAGAAAAGAACTTGAAAATTTCATAACACTGCAGGTTGATGTGACCAAAAACAGCGAAGAAGACAAAAAATTGTTAAAATATTTCAATCTCTTCGGTCCTCCTGCGATACTCTTTTTTGAGAATGGAAAAGAGGTCAAGGGCCATAGAGTAATAGGATACAAAGGGCCTGAAGAGTTTTTGGATATACTTAGGAAAGTAAACGGTAAATGA
- a CDS encoding bacteriohemerythrin gives MKNVLYIIWNDENDLGIPIIDEQHKGIVSIINSLYFFMQNGDGEDELLHIIDLLDKYIKVHFKTEEALIKKALFPGCEKHLLMHKEFFKKMQKIRAEALTTNEPKNLLSFLRSWWLEHIKKEDIKYVPFVMNTLEK, from the coding sequence ATGAAAAATGTGCTATATATCATATGGAATGATGAGAATGATCTGGGAATACCGATAATTGACGAGCAGCATAAAGGTATCGTTTCTATCATAAACTCTCTTTACTTCTTTATGCAAAACGGCGATGGAGAAGATGAACTGCTGCATATTATAGATCTGTTGGACAAATATATAAAAGTACATTTTAAAACCGAAGAAGCCCTTATTAAAAAAGCCCTTTTCCCAGGCTGTGAAAAACATCTGTTGATGCATAAAGAGTTTTTCAAGAAAATGCAAAAAATAAGAGCCGAAGCACTTACAACAAACGAGCCTAAAAATCTGCTTAGTTTTTTAAGATCATGGTGGTTAGAACACATAAAAAAAGAGGATATAAAATACGTTCCTTTTGTGATGAACACTTTAGAAAAATGA
- a CDS encoding endonuclease III domain-containing protein, which produces MKTEKFLNIIEILKEEYHKWDAPAKKLSESYGYKRTPYTILISTLLSFRTKDEVTVAAAHRLFDFADTPEKMIKLPKEEIAKLIYPVGFYNQKAQSVLEVSKYLLKNCGGKVPDTLEDLTKIKGVGPKTAKIVLENAYGKNYTAVDTHVHRILNLWGFVHTKNPEQTDKAIEEKLEPKYRKGLNRLLVSFGQIICKPVGPKCEICPVSDHCPARV; this is translated from the coding sequence ATGAAAACAGAGAAATTTTTAAATATCATAGAGATTTTGAAAGAAGAGTATCACAAATGGGATGCCCCGGCAAAAAAACTCTCAGAATCCTACGGTTACAAAAGAACTCCCTACACCATACTTATATCAACACTGCTTAGTTTCAGAACAAAAGATGAAGTGACAGTTGCTGCAGCACACAGACTTTTCGACTTTGCCGACACACCTGAAAAAATGATAAAACTTCCAAAAGAAGAGATAGCAAAACTGATATATCCGGTAGGTTTTTATAACCAAAAAGCACAAAGCGTATTGGAAGTATCAAAGTATCTTTTAAAAAACTGCGGCGGCAAAGTGCCTGATACTCTTGAAGATCTCACCAAAATCAAAGGTGTAGGACCCAAAACGGCTAAAATAGTTCTTGAAAACGCCTATGGCAAAAACTATACGGCAGTTGATACCCATGTACACAGGATATTGAATCTATGGGGATTTGTTCATACAAAAAACCCTGAACAGACTGATAAAGCCATAGAAGAGAAACTGGAGCCGAAGTATAGAAAAGGCCTGAACAGACTTCTGGTCTCTTTCGGTCAGATTATATGCAAGCCCGTAGGACCTAAGTGTGAAATATGCCCTGTATCGGACCACTGCCCTGCAAGAGTTTAG
- a CDS encoding thioredoxin domain-containing protein, which yields MPNRLVNEDSPYLKQHADNPVDWWPWCEEAFEKALKEKKPIFLSIGYSSCHWCHVMEKEVFENAEIAKFLNEHFISVKVDKEERPDIDKYYQEVYQLLNQRPGGWPTSIFLTHDKKPFFAGTYIPPEPKYNMMGFMQLIEKIASMYKEDPKELIKHAREIERFIKGGAEPVKAVKFDATITKKFIEAAKKHFDKKYGGFSPPPKFPQTSLINMLLNIYRLENDKDALEMAEFTLKNMAKGGIRDLVDGGFCRYSVDDKWLVPHFEKMTYDNALLAETYLKAYFTTKDDFYKNVAFETLDFMLEKMSEKNLFFSSSDADSDNEEGKYYVYKYDEIIKAFKNAGFNDKEIKEVCEKLSITKNGNFEGKIIIRNESLQDFSWLEGVLTVLKELRKNKDYPQIDKKVITSWNAMMIKTLFIASRTDLKYFEPAQEAINALLKKMYIDNHLYHSALIDGEPKIKAFLEDYAYLADALLEAYKTTLNESYLLLAQKLTNEALIEYFDEGRWYFSKGEFTIYAEESDTTYPSSGAKIVSVMLSLGSLIDEKYRHFSFKSLEYYSGKIMKHLLYAGLFAEDIVRLIYEDKIIKSNRDNLFKCTEKIDYVPYPFTLLKADEEAKGYMLCGIRNCYASENDCKKIIEHIKEQHD from the coding sequence ATGCCAAACAGACTTGTAAATGAGGATTCGCCGTATCTGAAACAGCATGCCGACAACCCTGTGGACTGGTGGCCATGGTGTGAGGAGGCTTTCGAAAAAGCTTTAAAAGAAAAAAAACCTATATTCTTGTCCATAGGATACAGCAGCTGCCACTGGTGCCATGTTATGGAAAAAGAGGTTTTTGAAAATGCCGAAATTGCAAAGTTTTTGAACGAACATTTCATATCTGTAAAAGTGGATAAAGAAGAGCGTCCGGATATTGACAAATACTATCAGGAGGTCTATCAACTCCTGAACCAGCGGCCTGGCGGATGGCCCACCTCTATATTCCTGACTCACGACAAAAAACCGTTCTTTGCAGGTACTTATATACCGCCGGAACCAAAATACAATATGATGGGATTTATGCAGCTCATAGAAAAAATCGCTTCTATGTATAAAGAGGATCCAAAAGAGTTGATAAAGCATGCCCGGGAGATAGAGAGATTCATCAAAGGCGGAGCCGAACCTGTAAAAGCCGTAAAATTTGACGCAACGATTACAAAAAAGTTCATTGAAGCTGCAAAAAAGCATTTTGACAAAAAATATGGAGGTTTTTCCCCACCACCAAAATTTCCCCAAACTTCACTTATTAATATGCTCTTGAATATCTATAGACTCGAAAACGACAAAGATGCCCTCGAAATGGCTGAGTTTACTCTCAAAAATATGGCCAAAGGCGGGATTAGAGACCTTGTGGACGGCGGATTTTGCAGATACAGCGTAGATGATAAATGGCTTGTGCCCCACTTTGAGAAAATGACTTACGACAACGCTCTTTTGGCCGAAACCTATCTTAAGGCATATTTCACCACAAAAGACGATTTTTATAAAAATGTTGCATTTGAGACTTTGGATTTTATGCTGGAAAAGATGAGCGAAAAAAATCTCTTTTTTTCCTCAAGCGATGCGGATAGTGATAACGAAGAGGGGAAATATTATGTATATAAGTACGATGAAATAATAAAGGCTTTCAAAAACGCCGGATTTAACGATAAAGAGATAAAAGAGGTATGCGAAAAACTCTCTATTACAAAAAATGGAAATTTTGAGGGCAAAATAATCATCAGAAACGAATCTTTGCAAGATTTTTCGTGGCTTGAGGGAGTACTTACAGTTTTAAAAGAACTCAGGAAAAACAAAGATTATCCGCAGATCGATAAAAAAGTGATAACTTCTTGGAATGCGATGATGATAAAAACTCTATTTATAGCATCACGAACAGACCTGAAGTATTTCGAGCCGGCCCAAGAAGCTATAAATGCTCTTTTGAAAAAGATGTATATTGACAACCACCTATACCACAGTGCATTGATAGACGGCGAACCAAAAATAAAAGCCTTTTTGGAGGATTACGCATATCTTGCAGATGCTCTTTTGGAAGCTTATAAAACGACTCTGAACGAGAGCTATCTTCTTTTAGCCCAAAAATTGACAAACGAAGCGCTGATAGAGTATTTCGATGAGGGAAGATGGTATTTCAGCAAAGGAGAGTTTACCATATATGCCGAAGAGAGCGATACTACATATCCGAGCAGCGGGGCAAAAATAGTATCGGTTATGCTCTCTCTTGGCAGCCTTATCGATGAAAAATACAGGCACTTTTCATTCAAATCTCTTGAATATTACTCTGGAAAAATTATGAAACACCTTCTTTATGCAGGGCTTTTCGCAGAAGATATAGTACGACTGATATATGAAGACAAAATAATAAAATCAAACAGAGATAATCTTTTCAAATGTACCGAAAAGATAGACTATGTTCCATACCCTTTTACGCTTTTGAAAGCTGATGAAGAGGCAAAAGGGTATATGCTCTGCGGAATTAGAAACTGCTATGCAAGCGAAAATGATTGCAAAAAGATAATCGAACATATCAAGGAACAACATGACTAA
- a CDS encoding SIR2 family NAD-dependent protein deacylase: MKKVMILSGAGLSQESGIKTFRDNNGLWEEYDVMDICSAEGWRKNRLLVTKFFNERREELKNKEPNPAHYMLAKLEQNFPDRIWHLTQNVDDLLERAGCKNIIHMHGTLKDLRCENCGFVWDIGYRAQREDEVCPKCESDSVRHNVVMFGEPAPAYRNIYRAVNDSRLFVAIGTSGRVIDIVSLAKEFGNSILVNPKREEYITVFGSHERNIDEYFTEFIQKKAGEACEELYEKIVKFLE; this comes from the coding sequence ATGAAAAAGGTTATGATTTTAAGCGGGGCCGGACTCAGCCAGGAGAGCGGTATAAAAACCTTCCGGGACAATAACGGGCTTTGGGAAGAGTATGATGTGATGGATATTTGCTCTGCGGAAGGGTGGCGGAAAAATCGCCTGCTGGTTACAAAGTTTTTTAACGAAAGAAGAGAAGAACTAAAAAACAAAGAGCCAAATCCTGCCCACTATATGCTGGCAAAACTGGAACAGAATTTTCCGGACCGTATCTGGCATCTGACTCAAAATGTAGACGACCTGCTTGAAAGGGCAGGCTGTAAAAATATCATCCACATGCACGGTACGCTAAAGGATCTTAGGTGTGAAAATTGCGGTTTTGTGTGGGATATAGGATATCGTGCTCAAAGAGAGGATGAAGTTTGCCCCAAATGCGAAAGTGATAGCGTCAGGCACAATGTGGTGATGTTTGGAGAACCGGCTCCGGCGTACCGCAACATATACAGAGCAGTAAATGACAGCCGGCTTTTTGTAGCCATAGGCACCAGCGGCCGCGTAATAGATATCGTCTCGCTTGCAAAGGAGTTTGGAAACTCTATACTTGTAAATCCTAAAAGAGAGGAGTATATCACTGTTTTTGGCTCTCACGAGCGTAATATTGATGAGTATTTTACCGAGTTTATACAAAAAAAGGCCGGTGAGGCTTGTGAAGAGCTTTATGAAAAAATAGTGAAATTTTTGGAATGA
- a CDS encoding thioredoxin family protein has protein sequence MKKLVSILFLSIVLFAADFDWVESLDKAKEMAKKTGKPIMLMIDQKGCEACEYMDEVVFETDNVAEFVENFFIPVKMEMKKAKAAGFKVFGTPTFYFFNSKGEKIGRQLVGAAPAKAFIHKLQVYKKLNEKYK, from the coding sequence ATGAAAAAACTTGTTTCGATTCTGTTTTTATCGATTGTTCTTTTTGCTGCTGATTTTGACTGGGTGGAATCTTTGGATAAAGCGAAAGAGATGGCCAAAAAAACCGGAAAGCCTATAATGCTTATGATAGACCAAAAAGGTTGTGAAGCTTGCGAATATATGGATGAAGTGGTTTTTGAGACGGACAATGTGGCAGAGTTTGTGGAAAATTTCTTTATACCGGTTAAAATGGAAATGAAAAAAGCAAAAGCTGCCGGTTTCAAAGTATTTGGAACGCCTACATTTTATTTTTTCAACAGCAAAGGCGAAAAGATAGGCCGACAACTTGTAGGAGCCGCTCCGGCAAAAGCCTTTATACACAAACTGCAGGTATATAAAAAACTGAACGAGAAATACAAATAA